The genomic segment TGTTGGGATATAGCATCTTTATTTTTAGAAGGCAACTTATCAAAAAAGCAAGAAAACATATTTTTAGATGCCTACAAAATAACAGATAATGAATATGAAAAAATTAAAATTTTTAAAAGTATACAAGATATATTGTGGTGCACTTGGACCTTGGTAAAGCTAAGCAATAAAAACATAACACCACACAAGAGAAAAGAGTATATACAATATGCTTCTAAAAGATTAGAAAATGCTTTACTAAGAAAATGCTAAAGTATTTTTTTGGTATACTCAGTGGTATTTTCTGGGGTGCGGATACATATACACTAAGTCTTACATCGTTAAACTCATTAATACTAGCTTTTATTCACGATTTTTTTAGTTTTGTTATAGTTTTTATTTTTATACTGATTAACAAACAATACTTGTATCAATTAAAATCCATAAACATAAATAAATTAAAAATTGTAGTAATTGCATCATTTTTTGGTAGTTTTGTAGGAATGGGTTCTTTTATAATGTCGATCAAATATATAGGCATTAGCGCATCTATTTTAAGTGCATTATATCCTTTGATTGGTGTTATTTTTTCAAAAACAATACTAAAAGAAAAATTGTCTAAAATAGCTAGTATTGGCTTTATAATTTCAATTTTATCTACAATGTATACATCTATTGTATTATATAATGATATAGAATTTAATAGCTATGGTGTTTTGTTTGGTTTGTTGTGTGCTTTTGGTTGGGGAATGGAGTGTGTTATAATTAATTTAGCACTCAAAGAAGATATCCAACCAATAAACATAGTCTTCATAAGACAACTCACAAGCTCTATATTGTTTATGCTTTGTATTATTTTTTCTATATATTTTACAAAAAATAATATAACTAACATTCAAAA from the Campylobacter pinnipediorum subsp. pinnipediorum genome contains:
- a CDS encoding DMT family transporter, which produces MLKYFFGILSGIFWGADTYTLSLTSLNSLILAFIHDFFSFVIVFIFILINKQYLYQLKSININKLKIVVIASFFGSFVGMGSFIMSIKYIGISASILSALYPLIGVIFSKTILKEKLSKIASIGFIISILSTMYTSIVLYNDIEFNSYGVLFGLLCAFGWGMECVIINLALKEDIQPINIVFIRQLTSSILFMLCIIFSIYFTKNNITNIQNYNYLNFIILASFFGTMSYFLYYKSIDRLGTIKAMGLNISYPFWAIVISYLFGDNITFEITIASILIIIGSIMTNI